One Comamonas endophytica DNA window includes the following coding sequences:
- a CDS encoding leucyl aminopeptidase, with amino-acid sequence MNFDLKALTIAAAANEKCDLLVLLVAEPTPAASDPLSSLVALALKHGDLQTEAGKSLSLYQPPAVAARRVLLVGAGDGSAKSVRKALTAVGPALSAPALKRAVVCFSFDVPAQALTAAVQALADATYVFSATKPSAKPCSLDKVVLGVPSKAPLQPAFARGVALVLGQGVTREWANRPANHATPTRLADAAKALAKLPGIECKVHGPADVAKLGMGAFLAVAQGSEEPLRLIELHYRGAGKNEAPVALVGKGITFDTGGISMKPAAEMDEMKFDMGGAASVLGVFRALAELRPAINVVGLIPACENMPDGRAVKPGDVVTSMSGQTIEVLNTDAEGRLVLCDALTYVARFKPRTVIDIATLTGACVVALGGLRTGLFSNDDALAQALLDAGEQSEDLCWRMPLDDEYAEGLKSNFADMGNVAGRAGGAVTAAKFLQRYVGDMTWAHLDIAGTAWKGGAAKGSTGRPVGLLVHYLLDAAQAAPSARQPKAGKAAKSSKVLASSEIVAVAKSITPEADAPKAASSELN; translated from the coding sequence ATGAACTTTGATCTCAAGGCACTGACCATTGCGGCCGCCGCCAACGAAAAATGTGACCTGCTGGTGCTGCTCGTTGCCGAGCCCACACCCGCCGCGTCCGATCCCCTGTCCTCGCTGGTGGCCCTGGCCCTCAAGCATGGCGACCTGCAGACCGAGGCCGGCAAGTCTTTGTCGCTCTACCAGCCCCCCGCCGTGGCCGCGCGCCGTGTGCTGCTGGTGGGCGCGGGCGACGGCTCGGCCAAGTCGGTGCGCAAGGCGCTGACGGCAGTGGGCCCGGCGCTCAGCGCCCCTGCGCTCAAGCGTGCCGTAGTGTGCTTCAGTTTCGATGTCCCTGCACAGGCGCTCACGGCTGCGGTGCAGGCGCTGGCCGACGCGACCTATGTATTTTCCGCCACCAAGCCTTCGGCCAAGCCCTGCAGCCTGGATAAGGTGGTGCTGGGCGTGCCGTCCAAGGCGCCGCTGCAGCCGGCGTTCGCGCGCGGCGTGGCGCTGGTGCTGGGCCAGGGCGTGACGCGCGAGTGGGCCAACCGGCCGGCCAACCACGCCACGCCGACCCGCCTGGCCGACGCCGCCAAGGCGCTGGCCAAGCTGCCCGGCATCGAATGCAAGGTGCATGGCCCGGCCGATGTGGCCAAGCTCGGCATGGGCGCCTTCCTGGCCGTGGCGCAGGGCTCGGAGGAGCCGCTGCGGCTGATCGAGCTGCATTACCGTGGCGCGGGCAAGAACGAGGCCCCAGTGGCGCTGGTCGGCAAGGGCATCACCTTCGACACCGGCGGCATCTCGATGAAGCCCGCCGCGGAAATGGACGAGATGAAGTTCGACATGGGCGGTGCCGCCAGCGTGCTCGGCGTGTTCCGCGCGCTGGCCGAGCTGCGTCCGGCCATCAACGTCGTCGGCCTGATCCCGGCTTGCGAGAACATGCCGGACGGCCGCGCCGTGAAGCCCGGCGACGTAGTCACCAGCATGAGCGGCCAGACCATCGAGGTGCTCAACACCGACGCCGAGGGCCGTCTGGTGCTGTGCGATGCGCTGACCTACGTGGCGCGCTTCAAGCCGCGCACCGTCATCGACATCGCCACGCTCACGGGTGCCTGCGTGGTGGCGCTGGGCGGGCTGCGCACCGGACTGTTCTCCAACGACGATGCGCTGGCACAGGCGCTGCTGGACGCGGGCGAGCAGTCCGAGGACCTGTGCTGGCGCATGCCGCTGGACGACGAATATGCCGAAGGCCTCAAGAGCAACTTTGCCGACATGGGCAACGTCGCGGGCCGCGCGGGTGGCGCCGTCACGGCCGCGAAGTTCCTGCAGCGCTATGTGGGCGACATGACCTGGGCGCACCTGGACATTGCCGGCACGGCCTGGAAGGGCGGCGCCGCCAAGGGTTCGACCGGCCGCCCGGTGGGCCTGCTGGTGCACTACCTGCTCGACGCCGCGCAGGCCGCGCCTTCGGCCAGGCAGCCGAAGGCGGGCAAGGCGGCGAAATCGTCCAAGGTGCTGGCATCGAGCGAGATCGTCGCGGTGGCCAAGTCCATCACGCCCGAGGCGGATGCACCGAAGGCCGCTTCCAGCGAGCTGAACTGA
- the lptF gene encoding LPS export ABC transporter permease LptF, whose product MLFDSSIRKELARSFGATLVVLVTVVMTMMLIRTLGQASRGNVNPSDVIMVMGFTVLGQLPTILGLSLFVSVVGSLSRMYRDSEMVIWFASGRGLISFLPPLLRFAWPVVAVIAVLATLVWPWSNQQVQQLRTQYSQRSDIDRIAPGEFQESSDGSRVFFIDKDTPGAQAASNVFVVTNEANSESVTSARSARLVVENGQRTVILSDGQRVETQTGAPGVKISEFKEYGVQLDGGSVSTAEDASARSQYTHALWRSAEPSYQAEFGWRLGLPFAALNFVVLGLAVASVNPRAGNSASLMVALLAFVVYYNFMTLGQSWVGAGRIGALGFLVLLHGGMLAAGLAVLTARHHRWSVRALWTARRKEVMP is encoded by the coding sequence ATGTTATTCGATTCATCCATACGCAAAGAGCTGGCCCGCAGCTTTGGCGCCACCTTGGTGGTGCTGGTCACCGTCGTCATGACCATGATGCTGATTCGCACGCTGGGACAGGCATCGCGCGGCAACGTCAATCCCTCCGACGTGATCATGGTGATGGGCTTCACGGTATTGGGCCAACTGCCGACCATACTGGGGTTGAGCCTGTTCGTGTCCGTCGTGGGGTCTCTTTCGCGCATGTACCGCGACAGCGAGATGGTCATCTGGTTTGCCAGCGGACGCGGGCTGATCTCGTTCCTGCCACCGCTGCTGCGCTTTGCCTGGCCGGTCGTGGCCGTCATTGCCGTGCTGGCCACGCTGGTCTGGCCCTGGTCGAACCAGCAGGTGCAGCAGCTCAGGACGCAGTATTCGCAGCGCAGCGACATCGACCGCATCGCGCCGGGTGAATTCCAGGAGTCCTCCGACGGCTCGCGCGTGTTCTTCATCGACAAGGACACGCCCGGCGCGCAGGCTGCCAGCAATGTCTTCGTCGTCACCAACGAAGCGAATTCCGAATCCGTGACCTCCGCGCGCAGCGCGCGCCTGGTGGTCGAGAACGGCCAGCGCACGGTGATCCTGAGCGACGGCCAGCGCGTGGAAACGCAGACCGGCGCGCCCGGCGTGAAGATCAGCGAGTTCAAGGAATACGGCGTGCAGCTGGACGGCGGCAGCGTCAGCACCGCGGAAGATGCCTCGGCGCGCAGCCAGTACACGCATGCGCTGTGGCGCAGTGCCGAACCGTCCTACCAGGCCGAGTTCGGCTGGCGCCTGGGCCTGCCGTTCGCGGCACTGAACTTCGTCGTGCTCGGTTTGGCCGTGGCCAGCGTCAACCCGCGCGCGGGCAACAGCGCCAGCCTGATGGTCGCGCTGCTGGCCTTCGTCGTCTATTACAACTTCATGACGCTGGGCCAGAGCTGGGTCGGCGCGGGCCGTATCGGCGCGCTGGGCTTCCTGGTGCTGCTGCATGGCGGCATGCTGGCGGCCGGGCTTGCCGTGCTGACGGCGCGCCACCACCGCTGGTCCGTCCGCGCGCTGTGGACGGCGCGCCGCAAGGAGGTCATGCCATGA
- the lptG gene encoding LPS export ABC transporter permease LptG has protein sequence MRVLRRWIYRDALSAVAFVTLAFLGLFFFFDLIDELRSVSRTGGELYTPTHALVYVLLSLPNHLYELLPITVLIGTIFVMARLAQSSEFTIMRTSGMGPWMALRTLLMLGCGFVVLTFAVGDYIAPAAERLAQTSKATLLGRLSLGATGAWLKERQGENSVAVNVGALGNEGGLRGIRIFEFDAQGRMASQTRAESAVVDAANDTWALRNVARSTYVIEAGQARLEREQLETLNWPTRISAEMVSASLLKPDRMATLDLFRYIRHLEANGQSAQRYEIEFWRKVFYPLSCLVMVVLALPFAYLHFRSGGIAAYVFGGVMAGISFFLLNNVFGYAGNLQNWSPWLTAAAPGFIYSLLSLGAFSWLVLRR, from the coding sequence ATGAGGGTCCTGCGCCGATGGATCTACCGCGATGCGCTTTCGGCCGTGGCCTTCGTCACGCTGGCGTTTCTCGGCCTGTTCTTCTTCTTCGATCTGATCGACGAGCTGCGCTCGGTCAGCCGCACCGGCGGCGAGCTCTACACGCCCACGCATGCGCTGGTCTACGTGCTGCTGAGCCTGCCCAACCACCTCTACGAGCTGCTGCCGATCACCGTGCTCATCGGCACCATCTTCGTGATGGCACGGCTGGCGCAGAGCTCCGAATTCACCATCATGCGCACCAGTGGCATGGGGCCGTGGATGGCGCTGCGCACCCTGCTGATGCTGGGCTGCGGTTTCGTGGTGCTCACCTTTGCCGTCGGCGACTACATCGCGCCGGCGGCCGAGCGGCTGGCGCAGACCTCCAAGGCCACGCTGCTCGGCCGCCTGTCCCTGGGCGCCACCGGCGCCTGGCTCAAGGAGCGCCAGGGCGAGAACTCCGTGGCGGTGAACGTCGGCGCGCTCGGCAACGAGGGCGGGCTGCGCGGCATACGCATCTTCGAGTTCGACGCCCAGGGCCGCATGGCATCGCAGACCCGCGCCGAAAGCGCCGTGGTGGACGCCGCCAATGACACATGGGCATTGCGCAATGTGGCGCGCAGCACCTATGTGATCGAGGCCGGCCAGGCGCGCCTCGAGCGCGAGCAGCTGGAGACCTTGAACTGGCCGACCCGCATCAGCGCCGAAATGGTGTCGGCCTCGCTGCTCAAGCCCGACCGCATGGCGACGCTCGACCTGTTCCGCTACATCCGCCACCTCGAGGCCAACGGCCAGTCGGCGCAGCGCTACGAGATCGAGTTCTGGCGCAAGGTGTTCTATCCGTTGAGCTGCCTGGTGATGGTGGTGCTGGCGCTGCCCTTTGCCTACCTGCACTTCCGCTCGGGCGGCATTGCCGCCTATGTCTTTGGCGGTGTCATGGCGGGCATCAGCTTCTTCCTGCTGAACAACGTGTTCGGCTACGCGGGCAACCTGCAGAACTGGTCGCCCTGGCTGACGGCCGCCGCGCCCGGTTTCATCTACAGCCTGCTGTCGCTGGGCGCGTTCAGCTGGCTGGTCCTGAGACGTTGA
- a CDS encoding sirohydrochlorin chelatase, whose protein sequence is MTSPAPTCGVILLGHGSRDPLWRAPIEAVQARIAQAQPQTPCCCAYLELTAPDLGQAADQLIARGVQRLRITPMFLGTGKHAREDIPRLVAELKARHPGIAVEVQASVGEDARVTALLAQIATESSPPTA, encoded by the coding sequence ATGACCTCCCCTGCTCCCACCTGCGGCGTGATCCTGCTCGGCCATGGATCGCGCGACCCGCTATGGCGCGCGCCCATCGAGGCGGTCCAGGCACGCATCGCCCAGGCGCAGCCGCAGACCCCCTGCTGTTGTGCCTACCTGGAACTCACCGCACCGGACCTGGGCCAGGCCGCGGACCAGTTGATTGCCCGGGGCGTACAGCGCCTGCGCATCACGCCGATGTTCCTCGGCACCGGCAAGCATGCGCGCGAAGACATCCCGCGCCTGGTGGCCGAACTGAAGGCACGCCATCCCGGAATCGCGGTGGAAGTGCAGGCGTCGGTGGGCGAAGATGCGCGCGTCACGGCGCTGCTGGCGCAAATTGCCACCGAGTCCTCGCCGCCGACGGCCTGA
- a CDS encoding CysB family HTH-type transcriptional regulator, translating into MNLHQFRFVQEAARRNLNLTEAAKALHTSQPGVSKAIIELEEELGVDIFARHGKRLKRITEPGQHVLQSIELIMREVGNLKRIGEQFSAQDSGTLSIATTHTQARYVLPPAVAKLRELYPKVNISLHQATPAEVARMVIDEVAEIGMATESLSDYPELVTLPCYEWEHVLVVPPQHPLALKERISLDDIAHESLITYHPSFTGRNKIDQAFSARRLQPRVVLEAIDSDVIKTYVRLGLGIGIVAEMAMRDDPATDLVVRPMGHLFGQNVARVAFKRGAYMRNFVYKFAELLSDRLSRELVVRAMNGHVADYEL; encoded by the coding sequence ATGAACCTGCATCAATTCCGTTTCGTCCAGGAAGCCGCCCGCCGCAACCTCAATCTCACCGAGGCGGCCAAGGCCCTGCACACTTCGCAACCCGGTGTCTCCAAGGCCATCATCGAGCTCGAGGAAGAGCTGGGCGTGGACATCTTCGCGCGCCACGGCAAGCGCCTCAAGCGCATCACCGAGCCCGGCCAGCATGTGCTGCAGAGCATCGAGCTGATCATGCGCGAGGTCGGCAACCTCAAGCGCATCGGCGAGCAGTTCAGCGCCCAGGACAGCGGCACGCTGAGCATCGCCACCACCCATACCCAGGCGCGCTATGTGCTGCCTCCCGCGGTGGCCAAGCTGCGCGAGCTCTATCCCAAGGTCAACATCAGCCTGCACCAGGCGACGCCCGCCGAGGTCGCGCGCATGGTCATCGACGAGGTGGCGGAAATCGGCATGGCGACCGAGTCGCTGTCCGACTACCCCGAGCTCGTGACCCTGCCCTGCTACGAATGGGAGCATGTGCTGGTGGTGCCGCCGCAGCACCCGCTGGCGCTCAAGGAGCGCATCTCGCTGGACGACATCGCGCACGAGTCGCTGATCACCTACCACCCGTCCTTCACCGGCCGCAACAAGATCGACCAGGCCTTCAGCGCCCGGCGCCTGCAGCCGCGCGTGGTGCTCGAAGCCATCGATTCCGACGTGATCAAGACCTATGTGCGCCTGGGCCTGGGCATCGGCATCGTGGCCGAGATGGCCATGCGCGACGACCCCGCGACCGATCTGGTGGTGCGCCCCATGGGACATTTGTTCGGGCAGAACGTCGCGCGCGTGGCCTTCAAGCGCGGCGCCTACATGCGCAACTTCGTCTACAAGTTCGCCGAACTGCTCAGCGACCGCCTGAGCCGCGAGCTCGTGGTGCGCGCCATGAACGGCCATGTGGCCGATTACGAACTTTGA
- a CDS encoding pyridoxal phosphate-dependent aminotransferase, with the protein MTIASAALPSQALPRTPRFESKLPAVGTTIFAVMSALAAEHKAVNLGQGFPDFACDPALIEAVHQAMLAGHNQYPPMPGVPALRQAVADKIRAQHGRGYSPDSEITITAGATQGILTAILACVHPGDEVIVLDPCYDSYIPNIELAGGVPVRVPLTPGSFRPDLAAIAAAITPRTRLLIINTPHNPSATVWTAEEMRALEDLLAPTEVLLISDEVYEHMVFDGAEHQSAARFPGLAARAFINSSFGKTFHVTGWKVGSVAAPAALMAEFRKVHQFNVFTVNTPVQHGLASYLADPARYLELPAFYQGKRDLFRAGLENSRLKLLPCNGSFFQCVDFSAVSDLGDVEFSQWLVREIGVAGIPLSPFYGDGFDQRMVRFCFAKEDATLQLALERLRRL; encoded by the coding sequence ATGACCATTGCCTCCGCTGCCCTCCCTTCCCAGGCCCTGCCCCGCACCCCGCGCTTCGAGAGCAAGCTGCCTGCGGTCGGCACCACCATCTTCGCCGTCATGTCGGCGCTGGCCGCCGAACACAAGGCCGTGAACCTGGGCCAGGGCTTTCCCGACTTCGCCTGCGACCCGGCGCTGATCGAGGCCGTGCATCAGGCCATGCTGGCCGGCCACAACCAGTATCCGCCAATGCCCGGCGTGCCCGCGCTGCGCCAGGCCGTTGCGGACAAGATCCGCGCGCAGCACGGCCGCGGCTACAGCCCCGACAGCGAGATCACCATCACCGCGGGTGCGACGCAGGGCATCCTCACCGCCATCCTGGCCTGCGTGCACCCGGGCGACGAAGTCATCGTGCTCGACCCCTGCTACGACAGCTACATCCCGAACATCGAGCTCGCCGGCGGCGTGCCGGTGCGCGTGCCCCTGACGCCCGGCAGTTTCCGCCCGGACCTGGCAGCCATTGCCGCCGCCATCACGCCGCGCACGCGGCTGCTGATCATCAACACGCCGCACAATCCCAGCGCCACCGTGTGGACGGCCGAGGAAATGCGTGCGCTCGAGGACCTGCTCGCGCCCACCGAGGTGCTGCTGATCAGCGACGAGGTCTACGAACACATGGTGTTCGACGGCGCCGAGCACCAGAGCGCGGCGCGTTTTCCCGGCCTGGCCGCGCGCGCCTTCATCAATTCCAGCTTCGGCAAGACCTTCCACGTCACGGGCTGGAAGGTCGGCAGCGTGGCCGCGCCCGCGGCACTGATGGCCGAATTCCGCAAGGTGCACCAGTTCAACGTGTTCACCGTGAACACGCCCGTGCAGCACGGGCTGGCCAGCTACCTTGCCGATCCGGCGCGCTATCTGGAACTGCCGGCCTTCTACCAGGGCAAGCGCGACCTGTTCCGCGCCGGCCTCGAAAACTCGCGCCTCAAGCTGCTGCCCTGCAACGGCAGCTTCTTCCAATGCGTGGATTTCTCGGCCGTGAGCGACCTGGGCGACGTCGAGTTCAGCCAGTGGCTGGTGCGCGAGATCGGCGTAGCGGGAATTCCGCTGTCGCCTTTCTATGGCGACGGATTCGACCAGCGCATGGTGCGTTTCTGCTTTGCCAAGGAAGACGCCACGCTGCAGTTGGCGCTGGAGCGGCTGCGCCGCCTCTGA
- a CDS encoding superoxide dismutase, with protein sequence MPHTLPPLAYAYDALEPHIDAQTMEVHYTKHHQTYVNNLNAALEGTEHADLPIDELVAKVESLPEALRAPVRNNGGGHANHSLFWKVMSPQGGGQPEGDLARAIDSDLGGMEAFKAAFTKAALTRFGSGWAWLTVDKAGKLAVESSANQDNPAMVGIGSGNTAILGLDVWEHAYYLKYQNRRPEYIAAFYNVIDWAEVARRYALARQA encoded by the coding sequence ATGCCCCATACCTTGCCTCCGCTGGCCTACGCCTACGACGCCCTCGAGCCCCATATCGACGCACAGACCATGGAAGTGCATTACACCAAGCACCACCAGACCTATGTCAACAACCTCAATGCCGCGCTGGAAGGCACCGAGCATGCGGATCTCCCGATCGACGAGCTCGTTGCCAAGGTCGAGTCCCTGCCCGAGGCGCTGCGCGCGCCGGTGCGCAACAATGGCGGCGGCCATGCCAACCACAGCCTGTTCTGGAAAGTGATGTCGCCCCAGGGCGGCGGCCAGCCCGAGGGCGATCTGGCACGCGCGATCGACAGCGACCTGGGCGGCATGGAAGCCTTCAAGGCCGCGTTCACGAAGGCGGCATTGACCCGCTTCGGCAGCGGCTGGGCCTGGCTCACGGTGGACAAGGCCGGCAAGCTGGCGGTGGAGAGCAGCGCCAACCAGGACAATCCCGCCATGGTCGGCATCGGTTCGGGAAATACCGCCATCCTCGGCCTCGACGTCTGGGAACATGCGTATTATCTGAAGTACCAGAACCGCCGCCCCGAATACATCGCGGCGTTCTACAACGTCATCGACTGGGCCGAGGTCGCACGCCGTTACGCCCTCGCCCGCCAAGCCTGA
- a CDS encoding ZIP family metal transporter, with the protein MDDRSTPAPHPAGPPGANRLRLRTRIGLAISLLGVWALAALIWDGLQSNPSARGALLAGGVAALATALGTLPVLLSQRPSERLQDTLFGFGAGVMLAACAFSLVIPGLDAVREAGGSAWNASVSVGTAILLGGLALLAMDKLLPHEHFIKGREGASAQQLRRTWLFVIAIALHNIPEGLAIGVGYAGNDEVMRANALAIGIAIQDVPEGFVVAAALLAAGYGRLLAVLIGMASGLVEPLGAVVGASIVGHSALLLPWGLGFAAGAMLFVISHEIIPESHRKGHEVFATAGLMIGFVMMMVLDTALA; encoded by the coding sequence ATGGACGATCGCTCGACGCCCGCTCCCCATCCCGCCGGCCCGCCCGGTGCGAACCGCTTGAGGCTCAGGACCCGCATCGGGCTGGCGATCTCGCTGTTGGGCGTCTGGGCGTTGGCCGCGCTGATCTGGGACGGCCTGCAAAGCAACCCCTCGGCCCGCGGCGCGCTGCTGGCGGGCGGCGTGGCGGCGCTGGCCACTGCCCTGGGCACCCTGCCCGTGCTGCTGTCGCAGCGCCCCTCCGAGCGGCTGCAGGACACGCTGTTCGGCTTTGGCGCGGGCGTCATGCTGGCGGCCTGTGCTTTCTCCCTGGTGATTCCAGGCCTTGACGCCGTGCGCGAAGCCGGCGGCAGCGCCTGGAACGCCAGCGTCTCGGTCGGCACCGCCATCCTGCTGGGCGGCCTCGCGCTGCTGGCGATGGACAAGCTGCTGCCGCACGAGCATTTCATCAAGGGACGCGAAGGCGCCAGTGCGCAGCAACTGCGCCGCACCTGGCTGTTCGTCATTGCCATCGCGCTGCACAACATTCCGGAGGGCCTGGCGATCGGCGTGGGCTACGCGGGCAACGACGAAGTCATGCGCGCCAATGCGCTGGCCATCGGCATTGCGATCCAGGACGTGCCCGAGGGCTTCGTCGTGGCCGCGGCGCTGCTTGCCGCGGGTTACGGCCGCCTGCTAGCCGTGTTGATCGGCATGGCCTCGGGCCTGGTCGAACCGCTGGGCGCCGTGGTGGGCGCCTCCATCGTCGGCCACTCGGCCCTGCTGCTGCCGTGGGGCCTGGGTTTTGCCGCCGGCGCCATGCTGTTCGTGATCAGCCACGAGATCATTCCCGAATCGCACCGCAAGGGGCACGAGGTTTTTGCCACTGCGGGGCTGATGATCGGGTTCGTGATGATGATGGTGCTCGATACGGCGCTGGCTTGA
- the rng gene encoding ribonuclease G, whose amino-acid sequence MQQDILINWSPQETRVAIVESGAVQELHMERPLERGLVGNVYLGKVARVLPGMQSAFIDIGLERAAFLHVADVWQRQEGGEAPMFARKDQPLKPIEKQIFEGQAIMVQVIKDPIGTKGARLSTQISIAGRLLVFLPQDDHVGVSQKIPPAERDALRARLQGLVGDKASGGGGGFILRTNGEESSDQELSEDIAYLRKTWARIRQSSVQLPAGSLLHQDLNLLQRVLRDLVGEQTQTIRIDSREQFALLQSFGREFMPAAVPKLQLYKGERPIFDLYSIDEEIARALGRRVELKSGGYLIIDQTEALTTIDVNTGGFVGARNFDDTIFKTNLEAAQAIARQLRLRNLGGIVIADFIDMVREEHQQAVLAEFRKQLGRDRVKTMMAAGFSQLGLVEMTRKRTRESLAHMLCEPCPMCTGKGIVKTARSVCYDVLREILREARQFNPQEFRVIASPKVVDLFLDEESPHLASLSDFIGKPISLQAESAMGQEQYDIVLL is encoded by the coding sequence ATGCAACAAGACATTCTGATCAACTGGTCGCCCCAGGAAACGCGCGTGGCGATCGTCGAGAGCGGCGCGGTGCAGGAGCTGCACATGGAGCGCCCGCTCGAGCGCGGCCTGGTGGGCAATGTCTATCTGGGCAAGGTGGCGCGCGTGCTGCCGGGCATGCAGTCGGCGTTCATCGACATCGGCCTGGAGCGCGCGGCCTTCCTGCACGTGGCCGACGTCTGGCAGCGCCAGGAGGGCGGCGAGGCACCGATGTTCGCACGCAAGGACCAGCCGCTCAAGCCGATCGAAAAGCAGATCTTCGAGGGCCAGGCGATCATGGTCCAGGTCATCAAGGACCCGATCGGCACCAAGGGCGCACGCTTGTCCACGCAGATCAGCATTGCCGGACGGCTGCTGGTGTTCCTGCCGCAGGACGACCATGTGGGCGTGTCGCAGAAGATTCCGCCGGCCGAGCGCGACGCGCTGCGCGCGCGGCTGCAGGGCCTGGTGGGCGACAAGGCCAGCGGCGGCGGCGGCGGCTTCATCCTGCGCACCAATGGCGAGGAGTCCAGCGACCAGGAGCTCTCCGAAGACATCGCCTACCTGCGCAAGACCTGGGCGCGCATCAGGCAGTCTTCCGTGCAGCTGCCCGCGGGCTCGCTCTTGCACCAGGACCTGAACCTGCTGCAGCGCGTGCTGCGCGATCTGGTGGGCGAGCAGACCCAGACCATCCGCATCGACTCGCGCGAACAGTTCGCGCTGCTGCAGTCCTTCGGCCGCGAATTCATGCCGGCCGCCGTGCCGAAGCTGCAGCTGTACAAGGGCGAGCGCCCGATCTTCGACCTGTATTCCATCGACGAGGAAATCGCCCGGGCGCTGGGTCGGCGCGTGGAGCTCAAATCGGGCGGCTACCTGATCATCGACCAGACCGAGGCGCTGACCACCATCGACGTCAACACCGGCGGCTTCGTCGGCGCGCGCAACTTCGACGACACCATCTTCAAGACCAATCTCGAGGCGGCCCAGGCGATCGCGCGCCAGCTGCGCCTGCGCAACCTGGGCGGCATCGTCATTGCCGACTTCATCGACATGGTGCGCGAGGAGCACCAGCAGGCGGTGCTGGCCGAGTTCCGCAAGCAGCTCGGCCGTGACCGCGTCAAGACCATGATGGCGGCGGGCTTCTCGCAGCTGGGCCTGGTCGAGATGACGCGCAAGCGCACGCGCGAATCGCTGGCCCACATGCTGTGCGAGCCCTGCCCGATGTGCACTGGCAAGGGCATCGTCAAGACCGCGCGCAGCGTCTGCTACGACGTGCTGCGCGAGATCCTGCGCGAGGCGCGCCAGTTCAATCCGCAGGAATTCCGCGTCATCGCCTCGCCCAAGGTGGTGGACCTGTTCCTCGACGAGGAAAGCCCGCATCTGGCGAGCCTGTCGGATTTCATCGGCAAGCCGATCTCGCTGCAGGCGGAGAGTGCGATGGGGCAGGAGCAGTACGACATCGTGCTGCTGTGA
- a CDS encoding Maf family protein yields the protein MPDFIYLASQSPRRRQLLEQIAVRHELLLPNAAGDLAEDAEAIEAVLPGEAPRDYVQRVTGLKLDAAVARLARRGLPPAPVLCSDTTVALGTRILGKPEDEDDAARILALLAGREHEVLTAVALQSGQERFAALSVSTVHFAPMSPAQIAAYVATGEPMGKAGAYGIQGAAAVHVAHLAGSYTGIMGLPLFETASLLRQAGWAL from the coding sequence ATGCCCGATTTCATCTACCTCGCTTCGCAAAGCCCGCGCCGCCGTCAACTGCTCGAACAGATCGCCGTGCGCCATGAGCTGCTGCTGCCCAATGCCGCGGGCGACCTGGCCGAGGATGCCGAGGCCATCGAGGCCGTGCTGCCGGGCGAGGCGCCGCGCGACTATGTGCAGCGCGTGACCGGGCTCAAGCTGGATGCGGCCGTCGCACGCCTGGCGCGCCGCGGCCTGCCGCCCGCGCCGGTATTGTGCTCCGACACCACCGTCGCCCTGGGCACGCGGATCCTTGGCAAGCCCGAAGATGAAGATGACGCGGCGCGCATCCTCGCGCTGCTGGCCGGCCGCGAGCACGAGGTGCTCACGGCGGTGGCGCTGCAATCGGGCCAGGAACGTTTTGCCGCGCTGTCGGTATCGACGGTGCATTTCGCCCCGATGTCGCCCGCGCAGATCGCCGCCTATGTCGCCACCGGCGAGCCCATGGGCAAGGCCGGCGCCTACGGCATCCAGGGCGCGGCCGCGGTCCATGTCGCGCACCTCGCGGGCAGCTATACCGGCATCATGGGCCTGCCGCTGTTTGAAACCGCCTCCCTGCTGCGCCAGGCCGGCTGGGCCCTCTGA